A single Montipora foliosa isolate CH-2021 chromosome 7, ASM3666993v2, whole genome shotgun sequence DNA region contains:
- the LOC138011392 gene encoding serine/threonine-protein phosphatase 6 regulatory ankyrin repeat subunit B-like isoform X2, producing the protein MIMETFADNVENTRGRGTSLSSVARMSTSDSEFSFPFEAHFANLVHGYRTRENRVFSTSARPERGFESLDHDIEEIEKELKQIKNNKLQKCKPDERDLIKSLTTLHVAAALGDEFAVRRLVNESDYDVNAFSAGQRTPLMMACSSNQNGAIRLLVCLGADVNACSEQGLTPLVLAAINDNKDAINFLVKRGAKVEMRSLMGQTALHFAASHGCAVSVKVLIQQGTDPDIRTKDGCSPLHLAVLNGHSNSIETLVESGCDLEAKDQYSYSSIHYAVFSKKSHIVRMLLENDADVNAKDEREMTPLHLAALTNCVDAGYELIKQGAKVNTQAKDAITPLMIAAYHNNRDAVDLLTSCGAKINARHKTGKTALHFASLKGNLVCTNFLVEKGADVNATDHNGNTAMHRCCQYGQHGTLKVLLRGKGKVKCENSKGLTPLMIASCYGYEKCCKYLIKFGANLNARHRTNGNTSLSLSSEKGHLKVVQLLIESGSNVSIKDKWGLTALHRASKNGHTETVQCLLSNDSDPNWKDHWEYTPLHRAAENGHVETVSYLIDRGSNVAAKDKWMFTPLHRCVSNGHTRTTRVLLLNDSDVRAKDLWGYTALHRAAEKGHTDAAKLLIRSGSSVHAIDHQGFLPLHRASQNGHVETARLLLLEGSEINAKTHVLSSSGFRTSSAPPGFGREDPSKEGFSFNGHTPLNLASENGHKEMVELLLKEGADLHALDHWDYSALHRASENGHTSVVNVLLHQGSDIHRHDKWGNTCLHRSSQNGHTSTVEVLLRNGANSHAVNQSRLTPLHCAAKYGHQKTVQVLVVNGGSNVHAKDNWGYTPLHRAAQNGHTQVVQNLIRQGCKVKELTNEKSSPLTLAAYGGFHETCRVLIENGCTVNDSMVKGHTALHLAAQNGHTDTCVLIATHGGDVHAKDYLGLTPLHRAAHNNHKETIQALLTHGSDVTAEDRFEFTALHRAAQRGHRESMEILREHTIVHMRRHTTAGLSLDEYVHLGQADSTVSEETEDENMETSRRIRRQRFQTR; encoded by the exons ATGATAATGGAAACGTTCGCCGACAACGTTGAAAATACGAGAGGACGCGGAACAAGTCTGAGTTCTGTTGCGAGAATGAGCACCTCTGATAGcgaattttcttttcctttcgaAGCACATTTTGCCAATTTAGTCCATGGTTATCGCACAAGGGAAAACAGAGTATTTTCGACAAGTGCTCGCCCTGAAAGAGGTTTTGAGAGTCTGGACCATGATATTGAAGAAATAGAAAAGGAATTGAAGCAAATCAAGAACAACAAACTCCAGAAATGTAAACCAGACGAACGAGACTTAATTAAGTCACTAACAACCCTGCACGTAGCAGCAGCGTTAGGGGACGAGTTTGCTGTAAGGCGACTTGTCAACGAAAGTGACTATGACGTCAACGCTTTTTCAGCTGGTCAGCGCACACCCTTAATGATGGCATGCTCGTCTAATCAAAACGGCGCCATTCGTTTGCTAGTTTGTCTTGGTGCAGATGTGAATGCCTGCAGTGAACAGGGGTTGACACCGTTGGTTTTAGCTGCAATAAATGACAATAAGGATGCGattaattttttggtcaaaCGAGGGGCTAAGGTTGAGATGAGAAGTTTAATGGGGCAGACAGCTCTCCATTTTGCTGCATCTCATGGCTGTGCTGTCTCCGTTAAAGTGCTCATTCAACAAGGAACTGACCCAGACATAAGGACAAAGGATGGGTGTTCGCCTTTGCATTTAGCAGTTCTCAATGGACATTCGAACTCAATTGAAACATTGGTGGAGAGTGGTTGTGATTTGGAAGCAAAGGACCAATATAGTTATAGCTCTATACATTATGCAGTGTTCTCCAAAAAGTCTCATATCGTAAGGATGCTTCTAGAGAACGACGCGGACGTCAATGCAAAAGACGAGCGAGAAATGACTCCATTGCATTTGGCTGCTCTGACGAATTGCGTTGACGCAGGATATGAGCTTATTAAGCAGGGTGCTAAAGTGAATACCCAAGCTAAAGATGCTATTACGCCTCTCATGATCGCTGCTTATCACAATAACAGAGATGCTGTGGATTTGCTGACGAGCTGTGGTGCTAAGATCAATGCGAGGCACAAAACTGGGAAGACGGCTCTCCATTTTGCTTCCCTAAAGGGAAATCTTGTGTGCACCAATTTTCTTGTGGAGAAAGGAGCCGATGTCAATGCCACTGACCACAACGGCAACACAGCAATGCATCGTTGTTGTCAGTATGGACAACATGGCACTTTAAAGGTGCTGCTCCGTGGAAAGGGTAAGGTGAAGTGCGAGAATAGTAAAGGATTGACACCACTTATGATCGCCTCTTGTTATGGTTATGAGAAGTGTTGCAAGTATCTCATAAAATTCGGTGCAAATCTTAATGCGCGCCATAGGACTAACGGTAACACTAGTCTTTCCCTCTCATCTGAAAAAGGACACCTGAAAGTAGTCCAGCTACTAATTGAAAGTGGCAGTAACGTGTCCATCAAAGACAAGTGGGGCCTGACGGCTCTGCACCGAGCTTCAAAGAATGGACACACGGAAACTGTCCAATGTTTATTATCCAATGATAGCGACCCCAATTGGAAGGACCATTGGGAATACACACCTTTACACAGGGCAGCGGAAAATGGCCATGTCGAAACAGTGTCTTATCTTATCGATCGTGGCTCAAACGTTGCAGCGAAAGACAAATGGATGTTCACACCGCTTCATCGGTGCGTGAGCAACGGCCACACCAGGACAACTCGAGTTTTGCTACTAAATGACAGTGACGTACGCGCTAAAGATCTTTGGGGATACACTGCACTGCACAGAGCTGCAGAGAAGGGACATACCGATGCGGCCAAACTTCTGATTAGGAGTGGGAGCAGTGTACATGCAATTGATCACCAAGGCTTCCTTCCTTTGCACCGGGCGTCACAAAATGGACATGTTGAGACAGCAAGGCTTTTGCTTCTTGAAGGAAGTGAAATTAACGCTAAGACGCATGTACTTTCATCCTCGGGTTTTAGGACTTCTTCTGCTCCACCGGGATTTGGTCGTGAAGATCCTTCGAAAGAAGGATTCAGCTTTAACGGGCACACCCCACTAAATTTGGCATCGGAAAATGGACACAAAGAAATGGTGGAACTCCTTTTAAAAGAAGGCGCCGACCTTCATGCTCTTGATCACTGGGACTATTCTGCATTGCATAGAGCATCTGAGAATGGGCATACATCCGTTGTAAATGTTTTGCTTCATCAAGGCAGTGATATTCATCGCCATGACAAATGGGGAAACACTTGTTTGCACAGGTCATCTCAAAATGGACACACAAGCACAGTAGAAGTTCTGTTACGAAATGGTGCGAATTCTCATGCAGTGAACCAATCAAGATTAACCCCTCTACATTGCGCTGCCAAATATGGTCATCAAAAGACAGTTCAAGTCTTAGTTGTGAACGGCGGAAGCAATGTTCATGCCAAAGACAATTGGGGATATACCCCTCTACACCGCGCTGCTCAAAATGGCCATACTCAAGTCGTGCAGAACCTCATTCGACAAGGATGCAAAGTGAAagagttgacaaatgagaaatcaAGTCCACTAACCCTCGCTGCTTACGGCGGGTTTCATGAAACCTGTCGCGTTTTAATCGAAAACGGTTGTACAGTAAATGATTCTATGGTCAAAGGGCACACGGCGTTGCATCTTGCGGCACAAAATGGACACACGGACACCTGCGTGCTGATAGCAACACATGGTGGCGACGTCCATGCAAAAGACTACTTAGGGTTAACACCATTGCACCGGGCAGCACACAACAACCACAAAGAGACAATACAGGCTTTATTAACACACGGAAGTGACGTCACTGCAGAGGATAGGTTTGAATTTACGGCTTTGCATCGTGCTGCCCAAAGAGGTCACAGAGAGTCGATGGAAATTCTTAGGGAACACACAATTGTTCACATGAGAAGACATACCACAGCAGGTCTATCTTTGGATGAATATGTTCACCTTGGGCAAGCAGATTCCACGGTTTCCGAAGAAACAGAGGATGAAAATATGGAAACCAGTCGACGCATCAGGCGACAAAGATTTCAAACGAG GTAA
- the LOC138011392 gene encoding serine/threonine-protein phosphatase 6 regulatory ankyrin repeat subunit B-like isoform X1: MIMETFADNVENTRGRGTSLSSVARMSTSDSEFSFPFEAHFANLVHGYRTRENRVFSTSARPERGFESLDHDIEEIEKELKQIKNNKLQKCKPDERDLIKSLTTLHVAAALGDEFAVRRLVNESDYDVNAFSAGQRTPLMMACSSNQNGAIRLLVCLGADVNACSEQGLTPLVLAAINDNKDAINFLVKRGAKVEMRSLMGQTALHFAASHGCAVSVKVLIQQGTDPDIRTKDGCSPLHLAVLNGHSNSIETLVESGCDLEAKDQYSYSSIHYAVFSKKSHIVRMLLENDADVNAKDEREMTPLHLAALTNCVDAGYELIKQGAKVNTQAKDAITPLMIAAYHNNRDAVDLLTSCGAKINARHKTGKTALHFASLKGNLVCTNFLVEKGADVNATDHNGNTAMHRCCQYGQHGTLKVLLRGKGKVKCENSKGLTPLMIASCYGYEKCCKYLIKFGANLNARHRTNGNTSLSLSSEKGHLKVVQLLIESGSNVSIKDKWGLTALHRASKNGHTETVQCLLSNDSDPNWKDHWEYTPLHRAAENGHVETVSYLIDRGSNVAAKDKWMFTPLHRCVSNGHTRTTRVLLLNDSDVRAKDLWGYTALHRAAEKGHTDAAKLLIRSGSSVHAIDHQGFLPLHRASQNGHVETARLLLLEGSEINAKTHVLSSSGFRTSSAPPGFGREDPSKEGFSFNGHTPLNLASENGHKEMVELLLKEGADLHALDHWDYSALHRASENGHTSVVNVLLHQGSDIHRHDKWGNTCLHRSSQNGHTSTVEVLLRNGANSHAVNQSRLTPLHCAAKYGHQKTVQVLVVNGGSNVHAKDNWGYTPLHRAAQNGHTQVVQNLIRQGCKVKELTNEKSSPLTLAAYGGFHETCRVLIENGCTVNDSMVKGHTALHLAAQNGHTDTCVLIATHGGDVHAKDYLGLTPLHRAAHNNHKETIQALLTHGSDVTAEDRFEFTALHRAAQRGHRESMEILREHTIVHMRRHTTAGLSLDEYVHLGQADSTVSEETEDENMETSRRIRRQRFQTR, translated from the coding sequence ATGATAATGGAAACGTTCGCCGACAACGTTGAAAATACGAGAGGACGCGGAACAAGTCTGAGTTCTGTTGCGAGAATGAGCACCTCTGATAGcgaattttcttttcctttcgaAGCACATTTTGCCAATTTAGTCCATGGTTATCGCACAAGGGAAAACAGAGTATTTTCGACAAGTGCTCGCCCTGAAAGAGGTTTTGAGAGTCTGGACCATGATATTGAAGAAATAGAAAAGGAATTGAAGCAAATCAAGAACAACAAACTCCAGAAATGTAAACCAGACGAACGAGACTTAATTAAGTCACTAACAACCCTGCACGTAGCAGCAGCGTTAGGGGACGAGTTTGCTGTAAGGCGACTTGTCAACGAAAGTGACTATGACGTCAACGCTTTTTCAGCTGGTCAGCGCACACCCTTAATGATGGCATGCTCGTCTAATCAAAACGGCGCCATTCGTTTGCTAGTTTGTCTTGGTGCAGATGTGAATGCCTGCAGTGAACAGGGGTTGACACCGTTGGTTTTAGCTGCAATAAATGACAATAAGGATGCGattaattttttggtcaaaCGAGGGGCTAAGGTTGAGATGAGAAGTTTAATGGGGCAGACAGCTCTCCATTTTGCTGCATCTCATGGCTGTGCTGTCTCCGTTAAAGTGCTCATTCAACAAGGAACTGACCCAGACATAAGGACAAAGGATGGGTGTTCGCCTTTGCATTTAGCAGTTCTCAATGGACATTCGAACTCAATTGAAACATTGGTGGAGAGTGGTTGTGATTTGGAAGCAAAGGACCAATATAGTTATAGCTCTATACATTATGCAGTGTTCTCCAAAAAGTCTCATATCGTAAGGATGCTTCTAGAGAACGACGCGGACGTCAATGCAAAAGACGAGCGAGAAATGACTCCATTGCATTTGGCTGCTCTGACGAATTGCGTTGACGCAGGATATGAGCTTATTAAGCAGGGTGCTAAAGTGAATACCCAAGCTAAAGATGCTATTACGCCTCTCATGATCGCTGCTTATCACAATAACAGAGATGCTGTGGATTTGCTGACGAGCTGTGGTGCTAAGATCAATGCGAGGCACAAAACTGGGAAGACGGCTCTCCATTTTGCTTCCCTAAAGGGAAATCTTGTGTGCACCAATTTTCTTGTGGAGAAAGGAGCCGATGTCAATGCCACTGACCACAACGGCAACACAGCAATGCATCGTTGTTGTCAGTATGGACAACATGGCACTTTAAAGGTGCTGCTCCGTGGAAAGGGTAAGGTGAAGTGCGAGAATAGTAAAGGATTGACACCACTTATGATCGCCTCTTGTTATGGTTATGAGAAGTGTTGCAAGTATCTCATAAAATTCGGTGCAAATCTTAATGCGCGCCATAGGACTAACGGTAACACTAGTCTTTCCCTCTCATCTGAAAAAGGACACCTGAAAGTAGTCCAGCTACTAATTGAAAGTGGCAGTAACGTGTCCATCAAAGACAAGTGGGGCCTGACGGCTCTGCACCGAGCTTCAAAGAATGGACACACGGAAACTGTCCAATGTTTATTATCCAATGATAGCGACCCCAATTGGAAGGACCATTGGGAATACACACCTTTACACAGGGCAGCGGAAAATGGCCATGTCGAAACAGTGTCTTATCTTATCGATCGTGGCTCAAACGTTGCAGCGAAAGACAAATGGATGTTCACACCGCTTCATCGGTGCGTGAGCAACGGCCACACCAGGACAACTCGAGTTTTGCTACTAAATGACAGTGACGTACGCGCTAAAGATCTTTGGGGATACACTGCACTGCACAGAGCTGCAGAGAAGGGACATACCGATGCGGCCAAACTTCTGATTAGGAGTGGGAGCAGTGTACATGCAATTGATCACCAAGGCTTCCTTCCTTTGCACCGGGCGTCACAAAATGGACATGTTGAGACAGCAAGGCTTTTGCTTCTTGAAGGAAGTGAAATTAACGCTAAGACGCATGTACTTTCATCCTCGGGTTTTAGGACTTCTTCTGCTCCACCGGGATTTGGTCGTGAAGATCCTTCGAAAGAAGGATTCAGCTTTAACGGGCACACCCCACTAAATTTGGCATCGGAAAATGGACACAAAGAAATGGTGGAACTCCTTTTAAAAGAAGGCGCCGACCTTCATGCTCTTGATCACTGGGACTATTCTGCATTGCATAGAGCATCTGAGAATGGGCATACATCCGTTGTAAATGTTTTGCTTCATCAAGGCAGTGATATTCATCGCCATGACAAATGGGGAAACACTTGTTTGCACAGGTCATCTCAAAATGGACACACAAGCACAGTAGAAGTTCTGTTACGAAATGGTGCGAATTCTCATGCAGTGAACCAATCAAGATTAACCCCTCTACATTGCGCTGCCAAATATGGTCATCAAAAGACAGTTCAAGTCTTAGTTGTGAACGGCGGAAGCAATGTTCATGCCAAAGACAATTGGGGATATACCCCTCTACACCGCGCTGCTCAAAATGGCCATACTCAAGTCGTGCAGAACCTCATTCGACAAGGATGCAAAGTGAAagagttgacaaatgagaaatcaAGTCCACTAACCCTCGCTGCTTACGGCGGGTTTCATGAAACCTGTCGCGTTTTAATCGAAAACGGTTGTACAGTAAATGATTCTATGGTCAAAGGGCACACGGCGTTGCATCTTGCGGCACAAAATGGACACACGGACACCTGCGTGCTGATAGCAACACATGGTGGCGACGTCCATGCAAAAGACTACTTAGGGTTAACACCATTGCACCGGGCAGCACACAACAACCACAAAGAGACAATACAGGCTTTATTAACACACGGAAGTGACGTCACTGCAGAGGATAGGTTTGAATTTACGGCTTTGCATCGTGCTGCCCAAAGAGGTCACAGAGAGTCGATGGAAATTCTTAGGGAACACACAATTGTTCACATGAGAAGACATACCACAGCAGGTCTATCTTTGGATGAATATGTTCACCTTGGGCAAGCAGATTCCACGGTTTCCGAAGAAACAGAGGATGAAAATATGGAAACCAGTCGACGCATCAGGCGACAAAGATTTCAAACGAGGTAG
- the LOC138011393 gene encoding uncharacterized protein, with translation MAQGPIKRIPSQSRTIGFLPLILISYKCVSCDFQGCKKTDSIEGYRLNGHVISTQSKPNILSCFQTCKLRISPECHSINYMLETFQCDMNNRTKKGKLQEFVSSAGYVYLENPFRAPLGVVRKLPGLSCKDIKDSHEDAASGEYWIDPDISNDPFTVFCDMKTDGGGWTLIAQSVVRNSMFPTSMSQTKDFKMIQSYTSGIVRVDVSALRQLKRLIKFTQLRYFCFKNSTGRIFHIMTKSNIAGQTVVKYLIEDSGTQPQACGSFETLPDDNSILASNCKMWGNDGSSIECDKWGYYRNRNSYRVYNDPIIWEGKYYVNLNPSVLACDDLGDLPLSEGDKWQLFVR, from the exons ATGGCACAG GGTCCAATAAAAAGGATACCCTCTCAGTCACGAACGATTGGTTTCCTTCCTCTTATCCTAATTTCTTACAAGTGTGTCAGCTGTGACTTTCAAGGATGCAAAAAAACAGATTCAATTGAGGGTTACAGATTGAACGGGCATGTCATCAGCACGCAGTCAAAACCTAACATTTTGAGCTGTTTTCAAACGTGCAAGCTGAGAATTTCACCAGAGTGCCACAGTATAAATTACATGTTGGAAACATTCCAGTGTGATATGAACAATcgaaccaaaaaaggaaaactgcaAGAGTTCGTCTCCAGTGCGGGATATGTCTACTTAGAGAATCCATTCAGAG CTCCTCTGGGCGTTGTAAGAAAGCTTCCTGGTTTGTCATGCAAAGATATAAAAGACTCCCACGAGGATGCAGCCAGTGGTGAATACTGGATAGATCCTGACATATCTAACGACCCCTTTACTGTGTTTTGCGATATGAAAACGGATGGAG GAGGATGGACCTTAATCGCACAAAGTGTGGTGAGAAATTCCATGTTTCCCACATCGATGAGTCAAACGAAAGACTTCAAGATGATTCAGAGCTACACGAGTGGAATTGTACGAGTCGATGTTTCCGCGTTACGCCAATTAAAGAGACTTATCAAGTTCACACAGCTGCGATACTTTTGTTTTAAGAACTCCACTGGAAGGATCTTTCACATCATGACGAAATCCAACATCGCTGGACAAACCGTTGTTAAATATCTGATAGAAGATTCTGGTACACAGCCACAAGCTTGTGGGTCCTTTGAAACTCTTCCTGACGATAATTCGATACTGGCTTCCAATTGTAAGATGTGGGGTAACGATGGATCAAGCATTGAATGCGACAAGTGGGGATATTATAGAAATCGTAATTCCTATCGGGTTTATAACGATCCTATTATCTGGGAAGGGAAATATTATGTTAATTTGAATCCGTCAGTCTTGGCTTGTGATGATTTAGGTGATCTTCCTTTGTCTGAAGGCGACAAATGGCAGCTATTTGTCCGATAA
- the LOC138011397 gene encoding uncharacterized protein yields MSHIEIVEELGSTCPLGEVEFTCSNSSAGKGEVGTRCSLGDVERVFAKQTEDKSTQTCFLFTSEVDSISMDHTYAFSLGDIIDIKESRQSIQEQLEVKEEILINLKKKVGQLQKEIDEYKQREFTLEKFKNDNSAIKFYTGFPNYTALLAFHNYLKPKVAKLQYWGAKNVPDSRPYQEEGKNKPGRTRQLSSLTELFIVLVRLKVGLFVRDLVDRFGISVAHFSKIFCTWINFLYLELPQLFPFPSQESVRKNMPQQFALYPTTRVIIDCTEVFVEVPSSMLAQSQTWSNYKHHNTFKVLIGISPNGQVIFVSKLWGGRISDKCITEKSGLMQYLKPGDNIMADRGFEITNILPPGVGLNIPPFKGARAQLTAEEVTETVHIASVRIHVERAIGRVKNYHILDGTLPLTLAHTADQIFSVCAYLTNFLPPLLPPIKSK; encoded by the exons ATGTCACACATTGAAATAGTTGAAGAGTTAGGGTCCACATGTCCTCTGGGAGAAGTTGAG TTTACATGTTCCAACAGTAGTGCTGGGAAAGGTGAAGTAGGAACTAGGTGTTCTTTGGGAGATGTTGAGAGGGTCTTTGCAAAACAGACTGAAGATAAGTCCACCCAGACATGCTTCCTGTTTACCTCTGAAGTTGACTCAATATCCATGGACCATACATATGCATTTAGCTTAGGAGACATCATTGATATAAAAGAATCAAGGCAGTCTATACAGGAGCAGCTTGAAGTAAAGGAGGAAATATTGATAAACCTTAAGAAAAAAGTTGGGCAGctgcaaaaagaaattgatGAGTATAAACAACGGGAATTTACACTTGAAAAGTTTAAGAATGACAACTCTGCGATTAAATTTTACACAGGCTTTCCCAATTACACAGCGCTACTAGCATTTCATAATTACCTCAAACCAAAAGTAGCCAAACTACAATACTGGGGTGCAAAAAATGTACCTGACTCCAGACCATATCAGGAGGAAGGGAAAAATAAGCCAGGCCGCACGAGGCAATTAAGTTCTTTAACTGAACTGTTTATTGTCCTTGTTAGATTAAAGGTTGGTCTTTTTGTTAGAGATCTAGTTGACAGATTTGGCATTTCTGTTGCACACTTTAGTAAGATATTCTGTACATGGATTAATTTCTTGTATTTAGAGTTGCCCCAATTATTCCCTTTCCCTTCTCAGGAATCAGTGCGGAAAAACATGCCACAACAATTTGCCCTGTACCCTACTACTCGAGTGATTATTGACTGCACAGAGGTTTTTGTGGAGGTACCATCCTCAATGTTGGCCCAGTCACAGACCTGGTCCAACTACAAACACCATAATACATTCAAAGTATTAATTGGAATTTCCCCAAATGGCCaagtaatttttgtttcaaagttgTGGGGTGGTAGGATTTCAGATAAGTGCATAACAGAAAAGTCTGGCTTAATGCAATACCTTAAACCTGGAGATAACATCATGGCTGATCGCGGTTTTGAAATCACCAATATTTTACCCCCAGGTGTTGGCCTTAATATACCTCCATTTAAAGGTGCCAGGGCCCAGTTAACAGCTGAAGAAGTGACTGAAACAGTTCATATTGCTTCTGTGCGAATTCACGTAGAGCGGGCAATAGGTAGAGTCAAGAACTATCACATCCTTGATGGCACTCTACCTTTGACCCTGGCCCATACTGCAGATCAAATATTTTCAGTCTGTGCCTACCTAACCAATTTTTTGCCTCCTCTTCTCCCCCCtataaaaagcaaataa
- the LOC138011395 gene encoding uncharacterized protein, whose product MEIPTARVNESLEAIKKLKVEELKKILRDRGQPVTGKKADLVLRCHVLFERLKTPTYGLPEQDNVPLLPVTCTTGKKSADITYESLMAEAVDCVWATDLRGLPPFNFVQLYDYLVIKTAKYDHASIRTSGYKKLKAFQFFKEGHIRRTHISAKGGITYVKGEVLASMKQQKYKVMISINHLGEVLKAACQCPAGRGVDGLGHCNHVGGILFAVEDFCRQGLKEHGEPVSCTSRLCSWNAPRNVQVDPEPVNNIVITKYRFGKKTDQCAKVSLYDPRAPADRQVNREALSQLSAELSNCLQSSCYFLFHNVSPQPTADENVQIDCICETVPENAPDIVTENDITDLPFSDDYDISSSHFKSMMDYYADTQSVSDVDIEKVERVTRGQSNNEVWRQLKRDKLTASNFHDAAVRRKEPDKFLRNIMYISEKKKGIASLEYGQLHEGDAVASYVAAKAAEGNTLLRVEEVGTILSKERPGYGASLDRKVYDPKASGMKVGGLEAKCPYCKRGMTVEQACKDPNFCLYIDDDGLPKLKFGHKYYYQVQGQMYVCNLEWVDFVVWFGGNNVFIQRIYFNNEWWYQTILPRLDFFYKRAFLPEIFTRRIERGVKLYKHGGWRSFQRVNRK is encoded by the exons ATGGAAATTCCTACTGCGCGGGTAAACGAATCATTGGAAGCGATCAAGAAGCTTAAAGTGGAAGAGCTAAAGAAGATTCTACGTGATCGGGGGCAGCCCGTGACTGGAAAGAAGGCGGATCTAGTGTTACGATGTCATGTACTCTTTGAAAGGCTAAAAACGCCAACTTATGGACTACCCGAACAAGACAATGTACCATTATTGCCTGTTACATGTACAACTGGCAAGAAAAGTGCTGATATAACGTACGAGAGTCTTATGGCTGAGGCGGTGGATTGTGTATGGGCTACAGACTTACGAGGACTACCACCTTTCAACTTTGTGCAGTTGTATGATTATCTTGTCATCAAAACAGCAAAATACGACCACGCTTCAATTCGCACGTCAGGAtacaaaaaattgaaagcttTCCAGTTCTTCAAAGAGGGACACATCAGGAGGACGCACATTAGTGCAAAAGGGGGAATTACGTACGTTAAAGGAGAAGTGTTAGCCTCAATGAAGCAGCAGAAATATAAGGTCATGATTTCTATAAACCATCTTGGGGAAGTACTGAAAGCAGCTTGCCAGTGTCCAGCAGG gAGAGGGGTAGATGGGCTAGGTCACTGTAATCATGTTGGTGGCATCCTTTTTGCTGTTGAAGATTTCTGTCGTCAGGGACTTAAAGAACATGGAGAGCCAGTTTCTTGTACCTCAAGACTTTGTAGCTGGAATGCTCCCAGGAATGTACAAGTGGACCCTGAACCAGTGAATAACATAGTCATCACAAAATATCGGTTTGGTAAGAAAACTGATCAATGTGCAAAGGTCAGTCTGTATGACCCCAGAGCACCAGCAGACAGGCAAGTCAACCGAGAGGCACTAAGTCAACTTTCAGCAGAACTAAGTAACTGTTTacaaagcagctgctattttttgtttcataatgTGTCTCCACAGCCAACTGCTGATGAAAATGTTCAAATTGACTGCATTTGTGAAACAGTTCCTGAAAATGCCCCTGATATCGTTACTGAAAATGACATCACAGATTTACCATTCAGTGATGACTATGATATATCATCTTctcattttaaaagcatgatGGATTACTATGCAGATACTCAGAGTGTTTCAGATGTCGACATTGAAAAAGTTGAACGAGTAACAAGGGGCCAAAGTAATAATGAAGTTTGGAGGCAACTCAAACGTGACAAGTTAACAGCCTCTAATTTTCATGATGCAGCTGTAAGGCGGAAAGAGCCTGATAAATTTCTAAGAAACATAATGTACAtctctgaaaaaaagaaaggcaTAGCATCCCTAGAGTATGGCCAGCTTCACGAGGGTGATGCTGTTGCAAGTTATGTCGCTGCAAAAGCTGCTGAAGGAAATACTTTGCTACGGGTAGAGGAAGTTGGAACAATCTTATCAAAGGAAAGACCAGGTTATGGTGCAAGTTTGGACCGAAAGGTTTATGACCCAAAGGCTTCTGGAATGAAAGTTGGAGGTCTGGAAGCGAAATGCCCATACTGTAAGAGAGGAATGACTGTTGAACAAGCATGTAAAgatccaaatttttgtttatacaTTGATGATGATGGGCTTCCTAAGCTTAAGTTTGGCCATAAATATTACTACCAAGTCCAAGGTCAAATGTATGTCTGCAATTTAGAATGGGTTGATTTTGTTGTGTGGTTTGGAGGAAACAATGTTTTTATTCAACGTATTTATTTCAACAATGAATGGTGGTACCAAACAATATTACCCAGGCTAGATTTTTTCTATAAACGAGCTTTCCTTCCTGAAATCTTCACCAGAAGAATTGAGCGAGGTGTCAAACTATATAAGCATGGGGGTTGGAGGAGCTTCCAAAGAGTAAACAGGAAGTAA